One Pseudomonas tolaasii NCPPB 2192 genomic window carries:
- a CDS encoding DUF1654 domain-containing protein, protein MVSAQKNQEQKTEMSGMERLALRVSSMINHPVAQAQRWVTIHRLDTDGDREWEEVLSVIADTDELELTLNDDGSVTVRWEQQEVEAAGRGEVAFEPEEEAAPF, encoded by the coding sequence ATGGTCAGCGCACAGAAGAATCAAGAACAAAAAACAGAAATGAGCGGCATGGAGCGCCTGGCGCTGCGGGTCTCATCGATGATCAATCACCCCGTCGCCCAGGCGCAGCGCTGGGTTACGATTCATCGCCTTGACACGGATGGGGATCGGGAGTGGGAGGAGGTGCTGAGCGTGATCGCTGATACCGACGAACTTGAGCTGACACTCAATGACGACGGCAGCGTGACGGTGAGGTGGGAGCAGCAGGAAGTCGAGGCGGCGGGAAGGGGGGAGGTCGCTTTTGAGCCAGAAGAAGAGGCGGCGCCTTTCTGA
- a CDS encoding replication protein P — protein sequence MNRSSKPVAASELVARRRADPSYEGPDKSPAVVAVDPSTQAVIDDLFLRLRGACGAWRQSWPTEAVMNASKLEWLGEFMRSGITRMEQIDHGMRVVSASKSAFVPAPGVFVSWCFAPEGLGLPSVESAYAQALRNCHPAMRNCSKWYHPAVYHATAAAGFHSLPLLSRELGLASFEKQYLNQCRRIWKGEQLEAVPVAELPRPSPKMTPDVGNRALAELRARRAGVPR from the coding sequence GTGAACCGTTCAAGCAAACCGGTGGCCGCCAGTGAGCTCGTCGCACGCCGCCGCGCCGATCCGTCCTACGAAGGACCTGACAAATCGCCGGCGGTGGTCGCCGTTGACCCATCGACCCAAGCGGTAATCGACGATCTGTTCCTGCGTCTTCGCGGTGCCTGTGGCGCTTGGCGCCAGTCCTGGCCAACCGAAGCCGTCATGAACGCCTCAAAGCTTGAATGGCTCGGCGAGTTCATGCGCTCTGGCATTACCCGGATGGAGCAGATTGACCACGGAATGCGGGTTGTGAGCGCGAGCAAATCCGCGTTCGTGCCAGCTCCTGGGGTATTCGTCAGTTGGTGCTTTGCGCCAGAGGGGCTTGGGCTGCCCAGCGTCGAGTCTGCCTACGCCCAAGCGCTGCGCAACTGTCATCCCGCCATGCGCAACTGCTCGAAGTGGTATCACCCGGCCGTCTATCACGCGACCGCCGCTGCGGGCTTCCACAGCCTACCGCTTCTGTCGCGCGAACTTGGCCTGGCCAGCTTTGAAAAGCAGTACCTGAACCAGTGCCGCCGCATCTGGAAGGGCGAGCAACTCGAAGCTGTCCCGGTGGCTGAGTTGCCACGTCCCTCGCCAAAAATGACCCCGGATGTCGGGAACAGGGCACTGGCGGAATTGCGAGCACGGCGTGCAGGAGTCCCGCGATGA
- a CDS encoding helix-turn-helix domain-containing protein produces MSWALSLPVQTLKDSSARHVLLCLANYAGSNGAGAFPSASTLAQDTGLSERTVRYKLDDLEQSGLIKKGNQAIAAVHIDRHDRRPVVYDLQILRGANPAPRTKRGADDATGCNSQQSGVQPGTERGAAAAPNPSLNHQGTEEQQQRELADLIAEQDRQALDQQDDRQRFAMFADFVPPEDALQTQLKIAGLPADSLTAELLSGFKGFFVAKTSVLDTAAGWCFKLAGWIKRERAAAASSAEPEGESGGNDWASKGVRL; encoded by the coding sequence ATGTCATGGGCGCTTTCTTTGCCTGTGCAAACCCTCAAAGACTCCAGCGCGCGCCATGTGCTGCTGTGCCTGGCCAACTACGCCGGTTCAAACGGTGCTGGGGCCTTTCCGTCCGCATCTACCCTGGCCCAAGACACCGGGCTTTCCGAGCGCACAGTCCGTTACAAGCTTGACGATTTGGAGCAGTCCGGCCTGATCAAGAAGGGCAATCAGGCTATCGCAGCGGTGCACATTGATCGCCATGACCGCCGCCCAGTCGTTTATGACCTTCAAATATTGCGGGGTGCAAATCCTGCACCCCGTACAAAGCGGGGTGCAGATGACGCAACGGGGTGCAATTCACAACAGAGCGGGGTGCAGCCTGGAACAGAACGGGGTGCAGCGGCTGCACCCAATCCATCACTTAACCATCAAGGAACCGAAGAGCAGCAGCAGCGCGAGCTTGCCGATTTGATCGCTGAGCAGGATCGCCAAGCGCTGGATCAGCAAGATGATCGGCAGCGCTTCGCCATGTTTGCCGACTTCGTGCCGCCGGAAGACGCGCTGCAGACTCAACTGAAAATCGCCGGACTGCCGGCTGACTCCCTGACCGCTGAACTGCTGTCGGGCTTCAAGGGTTTCTTCGTCGCCAAAACATCCGTACTCGATACCGCCGCTGGTTGGTGCTTCAAGCTCGCCGGCTGGATCAAGCGGGAGCGCGCCGCCGCAGCGTCGAGTGCTGAGCCAGAAGGTGAGTCGGGCGGCAATGACTGGGCATCGAAAGGAGTTCGCCTGTGA
- a CDS encoding Cro/CI family transcriptional regulator: MKKTPLPELVERIGQTAVAKALGVSSPAISKALRAERDIQVQEHSDGTFTAEEIRPFPSQSSALVG; this comes from the coding sequence ATGAAGAAGACGCCATTGCCAGAGCTGGTAGAGAGGATCGGGCAGACCGCTGTCGCCAAAGCACTCGGCGTCAGCTCTCCTGCCATCTCAAAAGCACTCCGAGCCGAACGAGATATTCAGGTTCAAGAGCACTCGGACGGCACATTCACTGCTGAGGAGATACGACCTTTTCCATCGCAAAGCAGTGCTCTGGTTGGGTGA
- a CDS encoding DUF1364 domain-containing protein encodes MSKLTNAARDRDCQVRFPGCSCEPSTTVLAHYRLAGTCGVGMKPNDFQGAWACGYCHDIADGRLRAPIQLTREEVRLYLAEGVMRTQDILIREGKVKI; translated from the coding sequence ATGAGCAAGCTCACCAACGCAGCGCGTGACCGTGATTGCCAAGTGCGCTTCCCTGGCTGTTCCTGCGAGCCATCGACAACCGTCCTCGCTCACTACCGGCTGGCCGGTACCTGCGGCGTAGGCATGAAACCAAATGATTTTCAGGGTGCATGGGCCTGCGGCTACTGCCACGACATTGCGGATGGCCGACTCAGAGCCCCGATACAACTGACCCGTGAAGAGGTCCGGCTGTATCTCGCCGAGGGCGTCATGCGCACCCAGGACATCCTGATCCGTGAAGGGAAGGTGAAAATTTGA
- a CDS encoding S24 family peptidase has translation MTKKKELSPELKAECEAAKSLFVSKKNALGLTQASLAEAADISAAAVAMYLNGTNPLNAKFAAVLSRLLGVPVERFSKRLAAEIAGLTSINHQDSGLSASEMVRQMLAAKGKGLSEVARANLLAAAEQSDLGSVVPVDFSRPGQVGDEVWIAHYDVRAAMGGGQIPHEYPEMLQDIRVSPKHLRDLGVTFKEHFHLKMITGWGQSMAPTIKDRDPLLVDITIREFTGDGIYLFSHDEMLYVKRLQKKGRDRFKMISDNKHHDPEDIRVDDTHILARVLYVWNGQPV, from the coding sequence ATGACCAAAAAGAAAGAGCTGTCCCCAGAACTCAAGGCTGAGTGTGAAGCGGCAAAATCCCTCTTCGTCTCGAAGAAGAATGCGCTAGGCCTAACTCAGGCCAGCTTGGCAGAGGCGGCTGATATATCGGCCGCAGCAGTAGCTATGTATTTGAACGGAACGAACCCGCTCAACGCGAAATTCGCAGCCGTCCTATCTAGGCTGCTCGGTGTGCCAGTAGAGCGTTTCAGTAAGCGCCTAGCAGCTGAGATTGCTGGGTTGACGAGTATCAATCATCAAGATTCCGGCCTGTCAGCATCCGAAATGGTTCGCCAGATGCTCGCAGCAAAAGGAAAAGGTCTTTCAGAAGTCGCTCGCGCAAACCTCCTAGCGGCTGCCGAGCAAAGCGATTTGGGGAGCGTGGTCCCCGTCGACTTCTCTCGCCCTGGCCAAGTTGGTGACGAGGTTTGGATTGCGCACTACGACGTACGCGCTGCGATGGGCGGCGGACAGATCCCGCACGAATATCCAGAAATGCTCCAAGACATCAGGGTCAGCCCAAAGCATCTACGCGACCTGGGCGTCACCTTCAAAGAGCACTTCCATCTCAAGATGATCACCGGGTGGGGTCAGTCCATGGCGCCGACGATCAAGGATCGCGACCCGCTGCTCGTGGACATCACGATCCGGGAGTTCACCGGGGACGGGATCTACCTCTTCTCCCACGACGAAATGTTGTACGTGAAGCGCCTGCAGAAGAAAGGCAGGGACCGATTCAAGATGATCTCGGACAACAAGCACCATGATCCCGAGGATATTCGTGTTGATGACACCCATATCCTTGCCCGGGTGCTCTACGTGTGGAACGGACAACCGGTGTGA
- a CDS encoding LuxR C-terminal-related transcriptional regulator, which yields MDEIISGVWKGHLGRGLAPKELHYLLGAAQGMTAKEIARQFDVAACTVAKRLSCAMFKLGVTRQTAMIAEAMRRQIISPMCFVLAALIAMHAMIGDESMRRDRRVPERRTAQVRMVRRAEQPVLLA from the coding sequence ATGGACGAAATCATCAGCGGCGTATGGAAGGGTCACCTCGGACGTGGCCTTGCGCCAAAAGAACTGCATTACCTGCTGGGCGCCGCCCAGGGCATGACGGCAAAGGAGATTGCCCGTCAGTTCGACGTGGCAGCCTGCACCGTGGCCAAGCGTCTTTCCTGCGCGATGTTCAAGCTCGGCGTGACCCGCCAGACAGCGATGATCGCCGAGGCCATGCGCCGCCAGATCATCTCGCCGATGTGCTTTGTCCTGGCAGCGCTGATCGCCATGCACGCAATGATCGGTGATGAGTCGATGCGTCGTGATCGCCGGGTGCCGGAACGTCGCACTGCACAAGTCAGGATGGTGCGCCGCGCCGAACAGCCGGTGTTGCTCGCCTGA
- a CDS encoding phage antirepressor KilAC domain-containing protein, with product MNTLVAPSNTVSMSSREIADLTGKQHKDVIRDIRVMREALLKDGADLRHLQEQKDGRGYTAEFLLDRVLTETLLTGYSIPLRHRVVTRLGELEKVSRHAVSIPSNFAEALQLAADQAKQNASLHQVIEQQAPKVQALERLSATQGSICITSAAKQLGIGPLKLFKWLSDNRWIYRRASFAAWSAYQPRLTAGLLEHKLVTVGKGAEVDLKVVEQVMVTRKGITTLAEQLQGNSL from the coding sequence ATGAACACACTTGTTGCTCCAAGCAATACGGTCAGCATGTCTAGTAGGGAGATCGCCGATCTCACCGGTAAACAGCACAAGGACGTCATTCGTGATATCCGGGTGATGCGCGAGGCTCTGCTCAAGGATGGCGCAGATTTGCGCCATCTTCAGGAACAGAAGGACGGGAGGGGTTACACCGCCGAATTCCTCCTTGACCGCGTACTCACTGAGACGCTTCTGACAGGTTACAGCATTCCACTTCGTCATCGTGTCGTGACACGACTCGGAGAGCTCGAAAAGGTGTCGCGACACGCTGTATCGATACCTTCCAACTTCGCCGAAGCTCTCCAGCTAGCCGCCGATCAGGCCAAGCAGAATGCTTCGCTGCACCAGGTCATTGAGCAGCAGGCGCCGAAGGTTCAAGCGCTTGAGCGCCTATCCGCCACCCAAGGCTCGATCTGCATAACCTCCGCTGCCAAGCAACTTGGCATCGGCCCGCTAAAGCTCTTCAAGTGGCTCAGCGACAACCGCTGGATCTACCGCCGCGCATCCTTTGCCGCTTGGTCGGCCTACCAGCCAAGGCTGACTGCGGGCCTGCTCGAACACAAGCTGGTCACGGTAGGGAAGGGCGCCGAGGTAGACCTGAAGGTGGTGGAGCAGGTCATGGTCACCCGTAAAGGCATCACCACTCTCGCCGAACAACTCCAAGGAAACTCGCTGTGA